The Stenotrophomonas sp. BIO128-Bstrain region GGCGCGCTGCCGGAAGTGGATGCCACCTTGACCAACCTCGATGGTCGCGAGCAGTCGGCGCGTGCCGGCGGCAAGCTGCCGGGCGAGGCGCGTGAAGGCTGGCGCGTGCTGCGTGCACTGGGCGGCGAACTGTCGCTGACCGGTTTCGAGTTCACCGATCTGGCCGGCCTGCGCGCCAGCCTGGCCCCGGTCAGCGTCAACGTGTCGTCTTCGGCGGCCACGCCGGTAGCGGGCGAGGGCCTGGAAGTGACCTCGACCGCCGCGATCTACCGCACCGATGCGGTGGTCCGTCGTGCCCAGGCGCTGCAGTCGCATCCGCTCAACAACGCCCCGCGCATCGTGCTCAACGCCGACGACGCTGCCCGCCTGCAGTTGGTGGAAGGCCAGATGGCCAAGGTCGGCACCGATGCCGGCCGTGCCACCTTGCCGGTGGTGGTCGACGCCCGCGTTGCCGCTGGGTCGGTCTGGATTGAATCGGGCCACGGTGCAACCGCACCGCTGGGTGCCGCACGCGTAACGGTGGTGGCTGCATGAACGAATTGCTGTTGAACGCGGTCGACCCGCTGCACCAGTGGCTGCTGTCACTGGGCGACATCGGCGCGCTGCTCTGGATCATCCTGAAGATCCTGGTGATCGCCATGCCGGTGATCATCTCGGTGGCCTTCTACGTGGTCTGGGAGCGCAAGCTGATCGGCTGGATGCACGTGCGTCATGGCCCGATGTATGTCGGCATGGGCATCTTCCAGGCCTTCGCCGACGTCTTCAAACTGCTGTTCAAGGAAATCATCCAGCCGAGCAGCTCGCACAAGGCGATGTTCATCCTTGCGCCGCTGATCACCCTGGGCCCGGCCTTCGCGGCCTGGTCGGTGATTCCCTTCGACGCCCGGATCGTGCTCTCCAACGCCAACGCCGGCCTGCTGTACCTGCTGGCGATGACCTCGCTGGGCGTGTACGGCATCATCCTGGCCGGTTGGGCCTCCAACTCGAAGTACGCGTTCCTCGGTGCGATGCGCGCCTCGGCGCAGATGATCAGCTACGAAATCGCGATGGGCTTTGCCCTGGTCGGCGTGATGATCGCCTCGGGCAGCCTCAACCTGAGCAACATCGTGATGGCGCAGGCGGGCAGCTCCGGTCTGTTCGACTGGTTCCTGCTGCCGCTGTTCCCGCTGTTCATCGTGTACTGGGTGTCCGGCGTTGCCGAAACCAACCGCGCGCCGTTCGACGTCGTGGAAGGTGAATCGGAAATCGTGGCCGGCCACATGGTCGAATACTCCGGTGGTGCGTTCGCGCTGTTCTTCCTGGCCGAATACGCCAACATGATCCTGATCAGCTTCCTGATCTCGATCTTCTTCCTCGGTGGTTGGCTGAGCCCGTTCCAAGGTTGGTTCGACATCCAGCTCAGCAACCAGGCCATTGCGCCTTGGGTTGAGTGGATCTGGGTGGGCGGCTGGCCGTGGCTGCTGCTGAAGGTCTTCTTCTTCGCCAGCTCCTACATCTGGTTCCGTGCCAGCTTCCCGCGCTTCCGTTACGACCAGATCATGCGTCTGGGCTGGAAGGTCTTCATCCCGCTCACCATCTTCTGGATTGCAGTGACGGCGTTGATGGTGTTTTACGGCGTGATCCAGAAGGGCGTCTAAGCGATGAACCGAATTACCCATTACTTCAA contains the following coding sequences:
- the nuoH gene encoding NADH-quinone oxidoreductase subunit NuoH yields the protein MNELLLNAVDPLHQWLLSLGDIGALLWIILKILVIAMPVIISVAFYVVWERKLIGWMHVRHGPMYVGMGIFQAFADVFKLLFKEIIQPSSSHKAMFILAPLITLGPAFAAWSVIPFDARIVLSNANAGLLYLLAMTSLGVYGIILAGWASNSKYAFLGAMRASAQMISYEIAMGFALVGVMIASGSLNLSNIVMAQAGSSGLFDWFLLPLFPLFIVYWVSGVAETNRAPFDVVEGESEIVAGHMVEYSGGAFALFFLAEYANMILISFLISIFFLGGWLSPFQGWFDIQLSNQAIAPWVEWIWVGGWPWLLLKVFFFASSYIWFRASFPRFRYDQIMRLGWKVFIPLTIFWIAVTALMVFYGVIQKGV